The Candidatus Methylomirabilis tolerans region CATTCCTCCTTATTGGAACATACTAACGCGCGTGAAATAGTTTCGTACAGTTCTTGAAACTCCATATCGCTCGTTGGCAGCGATACAAACACAGAACGCCATGTGTCATCGCGAGGGAGCGAAGCAACCGAAGCGATCTCAAAGACGGCGAGATTGCCACGCTCCCTTCAGTCGCTCGCAATGACGGCGTAACGGCATTGAGTACGCTTGTATTAGTGATGACTTACAGGGAGTACGGCGATCCCGTGAGGATCTTTTCCTGTCGGAATCTCAGCGATGATCTTCTCCGTCAGCGTATCGATGGCGATCACGCTATGGGTATCGCGGCTGGTCACATAAAGGCGACGGCCGTCCGGCGTAATCGTAATGATATCGATCCGCTTACCTGCTGGAATATCTTTGATGATATTCAACTGGTTACAATCAACCACCGATACCAGATTCGCCTTGCGGCTTACGGCATATGCTCGCTTTCCATCAGGCGACATGACAAGGCCATGCGGATCGCCATCCCGCGGAATCCTCGCCTTGACATGGTGACTTATCGCATCGATCGCGTCGATTCGATCGGCATCTCCCGCTGTAACCAGCAGAAGCTTCCCGTCCCATGTGATGTCTGTCCCCATGGCGCCTTTACCTGCCTCGATGGTGGAGATGATCTTCCGGCTTTTCGTATCGATCACAGACAGGTCCCCGGATCCCCCGTTACTGACAAAGGCTCTCGTGCCTTTCGGATCAAAGACCACGAGCGCGGGAGCTTTCCCGACCGGGATCGTATCGATTGTTTGCCGACGCGCCAGATCGATCACCGTCACATCGTTCGACCCCGGGTTCGCCACCCAGAGTTGCTGCCCATCGGCGGTCACGGCAAGGCCATGCGCCTTGGTCCCGGTAGGAAACGACGCGACTGTCTTTCTCGTTTTTGTCTCGATCATGTTCACATCATTGGACCCCACATTCGCGACAAAGGCATGAGCGCCGTCGGGCGAAAAGGCGACATTGTGGGGTTTCTTGCCGCCCGGCGTGATCGTCCCGATAATCGCATTGGTCTCGCTATCGATCACGGTGACGGTGTGGTCTTCCTGATTCGTCACCCATACCTCGTACGCCCACGCCTGGTCGATCCACGTGACTCCCACCACGAAGGCCAGTCCAACCATCCATGGGACCAGCGTGTCGATCTGTCTTCGCATTCTCTCTCCTCTCATTGTTCGTATTGACCCTCTTCACCTACGTCCGCAATCTCTTGATCCGGCAATTACGCGGCGCACTCGCCCGGACCAATCTGGACGGAAAATGCCTCTTCAGCATTATAGTCGAGATAGTGATCCGGCGCTTCAGAGACCGGCGGCAGATCTGTGAACGGCGCCAGAACTACCTTCACCGACTCCAGCCCATAGCGATCCAGAAAGGTATTGAACGATTCACCGTCCTGTCGCTCTTTCTGATATACACGGAGGACCGCCTCCACCGCACCCGGAATATTCTTTGCTGCAATCCTGGCCACCGGCTCGGCGTAACGCGCACGGTCCGGCGCCAGCTTTGCCCCCAGCAGCATCTCGTAGGTAGGCACCTGTCGGCCGTTGAACTTTTTGGCTCCGCCATACAAGCCGATATTCGCGAGGTGGTGCTGGCCACAAGAATTTGGGCAGGCGGAGATTTTTATCCGTATCCCCGTCTCATCCGCCAGATCCTTCAGTTCATCATCGAAGAGGGCTCCCAAGGCAGCCGCCAGACCACGAGAGGAGGTGATCCCAAGCTGGCATGTATCGGCGCCTGGGCAGGCGGTGACGTCTGCCAGCCGTTCAGCCGACGGGGTAGCAAGACCGACGGCGCCGAGCACCCGGTAGAGCGCAGACAGACGCTCGGAGGGAATCCATCTGAGAACGAAGTTCTGCTGGTTCGTGCTGCGGACTGTGCCATCGCCGAACTCACGCGCCGCAAAGGCGAGAGTTCTAAGCTGCACCGCGGTGATGTCCCCAAGCTCGAGGCGGACATGGACCATCGTGTATCCGGCCTGCCTCTGCGGAAGCACACTGGTGGCCCGCCACCGCCGATAGACGGGATCGTCCGACTCTACGGGGGAACCAGCCGACACGAGCGATACGCGATGAGGCGGAACCTCCTCCCACATGACAAGAGAGGGGAACTGTCCGGCCATGGTTGATTCGAGGCCGGTTCGCTCCTGGCACACCAATGCTCGAAACTGCTCGATTCCCAGCTTGTTCAGTAAGAACTTCATCCTGGCCTTATGCCGGTCTTCGCGGTTCCCGAGACGGTCGAACACGCGCACGATAGCGGCTACGGTCGGCAGAAGCCGATCCGCCGGCGTAAACTCCTCGAGCAGCTCCGCGAGGCGTGGTATAGGACCCAGACCGCCGCCGACATACAACTGAAAGCCCCGCTCCTTCTTTCCTTCTGCGAATCGAGTCACGGCACGGGCTCCGATGTCCTGGATGGGGGTGAGACCAGGGTCGTCCGGACAGCCGGAGAATGCGATTTTGAACTTCCTGGGCAGATTTTGGTTCATCGGATTGCGCAGGAGAAATCGCGCAACCGCCGCGGCATACGGGGTGACATCGAACAGTTCCTGGGGACAAACCCCGGCACAGTGTCCGATCGTGACGTTGCGAACGGTATTGCCGCAGGCCTCTCGAGTCGTCAGCCCGACCGAGGCCAGACTCTTCATCAACCCTGCTACCTGCTCGAGCTTGATGAAGTGCAACTGGATGTTCTGGCGGGTCGTCACGTGGCCTACCCCCTTTTGGGTCTTCGCCGCCAACTCGGCGAGCAGCTCCAGTTGAACCGCGCTGAGCCCACCCCACGGAATCTTGATCCGGAACATCTGTTCCCCATCCTGCCGCTGCCCATAGATCCCGTTCTGCAGACGGAACCGCTTAAACTCATCGGGTGAGATCTCCCCATTCCAGAATCGTTGGACGAACTGATCGAAGGTGTCGATCTCCTCCTCCCTGGCCCAGGACGGCCAGTTGGCGAGGTCCGCCTTCTCCGGTTCGTTCGCGTCACGCATCATGTCTCCCTTCTCCCTTCTCACATCTTCAAAGCTGCCGGCTGATGCATTCATACGGGCAGATCATCTTGCACAGTCGGCGTTTTTTGCGGCATAAGTTCGGAACTACCCTCGGAGAGCTCGACAGCCAGGGTGGTCGTTGGGATCTCCGACGTCTTTGTAAAGAAACCGTAGAGTAAAAAGAGATCGACTAAGACGACGCCCAGCCACACACCGTAGGCACGCAGACTTGTGAACAACCCCAACTCGATCAACACCTTGGATAAGCCGAAGCCTACCACCCAGGCATCGAAGCTCATGCAGATTCTTCTAAACGTTTCAGCATTCATCCGACTGATGACGTAGGCGCCTATCGGGATTCCAATCACAACACTCGGGATGATCGACGACAGGAGCCCCGTGCTCGCTGTAGTGTACACTCCCAGGTAGTAATATGCGGTCGCTGTTACGGTCGATTCGACCATTCTGATCAGGCCAATGGCGGCTCGAAACTCGCCTTTGACAAAGCCTTGGTTGTTAAACAGGAGCGCCAACGGCGGACCGGAGATGGTGGTTGTCGAATAGAGCACACCGACACCGACGCCGAACGGGACTCCAATAAGATGTTCTGATCGAATCGGCCGCCTGACCCCTGCCGCCTGCAGCAGGATCAACGGCAGCACGATGAGATACGTGATGAGCTTGAGCCATTCCGGGCTCGCCATCGAGAGGGCATAGCTCCCCGCAATGACGCCCGGAATGAGGCCGCACGCGATCGGCAGCACCCTCTTCCAGATCTTTCGAATGCTCCCACGATTGACGAGCAGCACATAGCTATTGAGCGCCACTTCTACCAACACCAAGGCGGGATTTAGGATCCTGTTGGAATAGAAGATGAGGGCAACCGGAACGGTCAGCGATGAAAACCCGTACCCTAGCGCCCCATTGACGATGGCCGCAAAGAGCGTGATGCCGATAAGCGTGATTTGCCCGACGTCAAGATTCATCGTGCTGGTCGTTGCACTCAAAGACGGCAGATAGTTCTCCTGTAAACTGTTTTACAAGAGCGTCCCACCTGAATACCTTACAGTACGACACCTTTCCATTTTTCACTGACACCACAAGATAGCGAAGCCTGGGCCACACTGGTTCACCATCGAACAGGGCCAACTCTCGATCGGTCTCGGAGAAGTAGGCTTCATGCTCGGGGTGTGAATGGTAGATGACAACGAATTCAAGCCCTTTGGCATCGGCTTCGCTCTGAATTCGCAGAAGGTCCTTCGGGTCCATAATATAGGCAGTCTTTGCATCTCTCGGATAACGAATCGGATCGTCCTGGTGGTACCGGTTCGCCAGATTCGCGCATCTGCGGACAGCGTTCGTATTCGGATCGCCTGGCTTGCCTATGACGACCCCGCAGGCCTCATCAGGATATGTCTCTTCGGCATGAGCGAAGATCTCGTTCAGCTCCGGTTGCATAAGGACCATCGGTTCGACAGGGCTCACCACAGGCCTACCACCAGAGGTGACTGTACATGTTCTCGCCCAACTCCGGAAACTCCTTGTGCCAGACACCCAGGCTCACATACTTCCACCCGCCATCACAGAGGATCACCACGATGTTGCCCTTCTCCATTCGATGCGCCGTCCGGATCGCCACATGAACGACAGCCCCAGAAGACACGCCCGCAAAGATCCCTTCCTTATTGGTCAGATCTTTGGTGGCGGCAAAGGCGCAACGGGAATCGACCATGATCTTGCCGTCCAAGAGGCTGGTGTCAAGGATCGGCGGAATGAAACCCTCGTCCAGGCTGCGAAGCCCCTGGACCAGATCGCCCGGATTCGGCTCCACGGCAATAACCTTGGTTCTGGGGTTACACTCCTTCAGCCGTCTCCCCACGCCCATCAGGGTTCCGCCGGTCCCAAGGCCGGCCACAAAGACATCAACCTCCGGGATGTCGTTCAAGATCTCTACCCCGGTCGTTTCATAGTGGGCCAGAGGGTTGGCCGGATTACCGTACTGAAAGGGCATGAAGAGGGTCGGATCCTGCGCTACCAGCCTTTGAGCCAGCTCAATAGCGCCGTTGCTCCCTTTCGTCCCATCGGAATAGATCAGCTCGGCGCCGAAAATCTCCAGGAGCTGACGCCGCTCCGGGGTGGCGTTTTCCGGGATCACCACCTTGACCTTGTACCCTTTCCTGCGCCCGATCATGGCCAGGGCAATGCCGGTGTTGCCGCTCGTCGGCTCTAGAATCGTTTTGTCCGATGTCAGTGCGCCACTTCGCTCGGCCTGCTCGATCATGTACTTCGCAATTCGATCCTTCAAGCTGCCGGTCGGGTTGTTCCCCTCCAGCTTGGCGAAGATCCGGACCCCTTTCTTAGGACTCATCCGCGGCAGCTCGATCAGCGGCGTGTTCCCGATCGCATCAAGAATATCGACTGATTTCATCCATGCCCTCTTTGTCGGCCTTCTCGTCTCCGGCCCACCTAAATTCTACAGGTCAACCTTTTTTCACGGTAATCGCCCAGTCGGTGTCATTCAGCTTCGCCACGTCGACAATGATATGCCCCTCACTAGTCAGGCTCCTGGGAACGTTTGCAGCAGAACCAGGGTTATCTACGATGACTCTCAGCACCTGATCCCTTTGTAGCTCCTCCAGCGCCAATTTGGTCTTCACAAAGGTGTAGGGGCACACCTCCCCCTTCAAGTCAAGGGACTCGGTTATCTGCTCAGGCGCCCCACTCATTTTCCCCTCCTCCACTCATGCAGGTCAGGCTTTTTCCAGGACGATTTCCCACTGAGTTCTGTCGACTTCCGAAACGGCAAGGACGGTATGTCCTTCTTCCTTCGCCCACCTTGGGATATCTTCGACCGATTTCGCGTAATCGACAATGACCACCAGTTGATCACCGGCCGTCAGCTTCCCCATCTTCTGCCTGGTCAACATCAACGGATACGGACAAATCTCTCCGGTCACATCAAGGGAGTACTTCGCCATCACTTCCCCCATGATTTTACGATCGACACTATACCCGAAAGGCCCTACACCCGCTGGGCGCTTCGTGCTCCACGCTCAAACGCAACACTTCCGAACAAGAGATAGACGCCGGTCCAGACTCCCAGGATAATGCTGAGGGTCGTCGTCAAACTGCTCAGCCCAAAGAGTGGAACTCCTGTCAGTCCATGGCCGATGTTACATCCACCCGCAATGCCCGCCCCCATACCCATCAGCAGACCGCCTCCGAGAGCCTGGAGCAGACGCTGAGCGCCGGGGGCGCGCCAGGCAAATTCTCCATGTAACCGCGCTGCGATGTGAGCGCCCGCAATAAGCCCCATCCACATAAAACTCCCCCAGGTGAGCAGGGAGGTCTCACCCGTGAACAGAAACCCCGAGATTGTTCGGATCGGCTCGGTGATCGAGAGACCATACTCCCTTCCTGTCAGAGCTGAGATCGGCCAGGCAACTGTGGCGATCAGGCCGATAGTCATCCCGCTCCTTGTCCAACTCCACCCTCTCTGATAGCCGCCTGCCGGGCTTTTCAGGAGCCACCATCCGCCAACCGTCACGAAGGTCACAACCAGTATCCATGGGCTTACGCCCAGGAGGCGATCCAGCGTTGCCGGCTGCCCGTTGATCTCAACCACCCAGCTTCGAAAGGCACCCTGCACCGGTTCGAGTGCGCCATCATTCGTCATGGTAATCCCAAATACAAAACCGAGCAACGCGATAATCGAACCCACCATTCCCTCACCTGACCGGTAAGTGCTGCCGCTCCCTCACCCGCCGGAAAACGCCATTCCGAGGCCAAAGACGAACCCACCGAACAGCGTCGCCATCCAGAAAAAGGGTGTGACGCCCAACCCGAACAGGCCCAACGTCGCCAACGCCCTGACCCCGACCATCTGAATCAACAGGGCCAAGAGGTAGGCCCGCAGCAGGGTGAGATCCCGCGTCAACAGGATATCGCGAAATGTCGAGTTCATACAAAAGCGGCCGCGCTGCAAGGCGTACCCGAAGGCCACCCCGACGGCAAGGCCCAAACCCATCATCCGGATCATGGCGCGCCGTTCGCGGCCTCAGTGACCGCCGCCTGGTACTCCGCAAAACTCATGGTAATCGATCAGATCGGTGATAGTCGGATCATCTCCGCAAACGGGACAGTCTGAGGCGCGCCGAACCTTGACCTGTCTGAATTCCATCCCCAACGAATCGAAAAAGAGGAGTCGCCCGACCAGGGAGTCACCGATCCCGAGCAGCAGCTTGATCGCCTCAATCGCCTGCAGGCTGCCGACGATACCGCACAGTACGCCCAATACGCCGGCCTCCTGGCAGCTCGGAACCAACCCTGGTGGCGGAGGCGCGGGGTACAGGCAGCGATAGCAACCCTGACCGGGGACAAAGACCGTCACCTGCCCTTCAAATTTAAAGATACTCCCATCCACAAGGGGTTTCTTCAGGAGCACGCAGGCGTCGTTGACCAGGTATCGGGTCGGAAAATTGTCGCAGCCGTTCACGACCAGATCATACTGACTGATGACCTCCTTCGCGTTCGCCGAAGAGAGGACTGCTTGAATCGGCTCCACCTTCACGTCGGGATTGATCTGGCCGATCGCCTCG contains the following coding sequences:
- a CDS encoding M67 family metallopeptidase; protein product: MVLMQPELNEIFAHAEETYPDEACGVVIGKPGDPNTNAVRRCANLANRYHQDDPIRYPRDAKTAYIMDPKDLLRIQSEADAKGLEFVVIYHSHPEHEAYFSETDRELALFDGEPVWPRLRYLVVSVKNGKVSYCKVFRWDALVKQFTGELSAVFECNDQHDES
- a CDS encoding sulfite exporter TauE/SafE family protein; translated protein: MNLDVGQITLIGITLFAAIVNGALGYGFSSLTVPVALIFYSNRILNPALVLVEVALNSYVLLVNRGSIRKIWKRVLPIACGLIPGVIAGSYALSMASPEWLKLITYLIVLPLILLQAAGVRRPIRSEHLIGVPFGVGVGVLYSTTTISGPPLALLFNNQGFVKGEFRAAIGLIRMVESTVTATAYYYLGVYTTASTGLLSSIIPSVVIGIPIGAYVISRMNAETFRRICMSFDAWVVGFGLSKVLIELGLFTSLRAYGVWLGVVLVDLFLLYGFFTKTSEIPTTTLAVELSEGSSELMPQKTPTVQDDLPV
- a CDS encoding sulfurtransferase TusA family protein, giving the protein MSGAPEQITESLDLKGEVCPYTFVKTKLALEELQRDQVLRVIVDNPGSAANVPRSLTSEGHIIVDVAKLNDTDWAITVKKG
- a CDS encoding YeeE/YedE family protein, which translates into the protein MVGSIIALLGFVFGITMTNDGALEPVQGAFRSWVVEINGQPATLDRLLGVSPWILVVTFVTVGGWWLLKSPAGGYQRGWSWTRSGMTIGLIATVAWPISALTGREYGLSITEPIRTISGFLFTGETSLLTWGSFMWMGLIAGAHIAARLHGEFAWRAPGAQRLLQALGGGLLMGMGAGIAGGCNIGHGLTGVPLFGLSSLTTTLSIILGVWTGVYLLFGSVAFERGARSAQRV
- a CDS encoding sulfurtransferase TusA family protein, translated to MAKYSLDVTGEICPYPLMLTRQKMGKLTAGDQLVVIVDYAKSVEDIPRWAKEEGHTVLAVSEVDRTQWEIVLEKA
- a CDS encoding nitrite/sulfite reductase: MMRDANEPEKADLANWPSWAREEEIDTFDQFVQRFWNGEISPDEFKRFRLQNGIYGQRQDGEQMFRIKIPWGGLSAVQLELLAELAAKTQKGVGHVTTRQNIQLHFIKLEQVAGLMKSLASVGLTTREACGNTVRNVTIGHCAGVCPQELFDVTPYAAAVARFLLRNPMNQNLPRKFKIAFSGCPDDPGLTPIQDIGARAVTRFAEGKKERGFQLYVGGGLGPIPRLAELLEEFTPADRLLPTVAAIVRVFDRLGNREDRHKARMKFLLNKLGIEQFRALVCQERTGLESTMAGQFPSLVMWEEVPPHRVSLVSAGSPVESDDPVYRRWRATSVLPQRQAGYTMVHVRLELGDITAVQLRTLAFAAREFGDGTVRSTNQQNFVLRWIPSERLSALYRVLGAVGLATPSAERLADVTACPGADTCQLGITSSRGLAAALGALFDDELKDLADETGIRIKISACPNSCGQHHLANIGLYGGAKKFNGRQVPTYEMLLGAKLAPDRARYAEPVARIAAKNIPGAVEAVLRVYQKERQDGESFNTFLDRYGLESVKVVLAPFTDLPPVSEAPDHYLDYNAEEAFSVQIGPGECAA
- a CDS encoding cysteine synthase family protein, which gives rise to MKSVDILDAIGNTPLIELPRMSPKKGVRIFAKLEGNNPTGSLKDRIAKYMIEQAERSGALTSDKTILEPTSGNTGIALAMIGRRKGYKVKVVIPENATPERRQLLEIFGAELIYSDGTKGSNGAIELAQRLVAQDPTLFMPFQYGNPANPLAHYETTGVEILNDIPEVDVFVAGLGTGGTLMGVGRRLKECNPRTKVIAVEPNPGDLVQGLRSLDEGFIPPILDTSLLDGKIMVDSRCAFAATKDLTNKEGIFAGVSSGAVVHVAIRTAHRMEKGNIVVILCDGGWKYVSLGVWHKEFPELGENMYSHLWW
- a CDS encoding YeeE/YedE family protein — encoded protein: MIRMMGLGLAVGVAFGYALQRGRFCMNSTFRDILLTRDLTLLRAYLLALLIQMVGVRALATLGLFGLGVTPFFWMATLFGGFVFGLGMAFSGG
- a CDS encoding beta-propeller fold lactonase family protein translates to MRRQIDTLVPWMVGLAFVVGVTWIDQAWAYEVWVTNQEDHTVTVIDSETNAIIGTITPGGKKPHNVAFSPDGAHAFVANVGSNDVNMIETKTRKTVASFPTGTKAHGLAVTADGQQLWVANPGSNDVTVIDLARRQTIDTIPVGKAPALVVFDPKGTRAFVSNGGSGDLSVIDTKSRKIISTIEAGKGAMGTDITWDGKLLLVTAGDADRIDAIDAISHHVKARIPRDGDPHGLVMSPDGKRAYAVSRKANLVSVVDCNQLNIIKDIPAGKRIDIITITPDGRRLYVTSRDTHSVIAIDTLTEKIIAEIPTGKDPHGIAVLPVSHH